The genomic region GAGTCTGATCTCTTCTTCTTTGATTTGAATGGCGTCGTCAAATTTCCGCTCCCATTTCTTGGCTTCATCGATCACCCTATCACGATCATCCTGGAGGGATGACATGCCCTTAGTAAAGGCTGCGAGCTGGGCCACTGTGCTGTCCAGGCCTTCCTGCAGCTGCTGCATGTCCTGGTCTTTCCTAGACAGTGTGACCTGCATCTCTGCAAGCATCTCTTCCATGTGGGCCTTCTCCCCCTGCAAAGCATCCAGTTTTTCCtgcatgttctttttctctttcaggtgGTTTTCCTCTGCCTGCTCCAGTCTTCGCACCAGATCgtcatctttctgcttcatctgGCTTTTCATGGCTTCTTTGTTGGACTGAAGTTCCCTTTTCAATTTGAGGTTGTCCGCTAGCACTCTCGCGGCTTCGCTCTGTGTGTCATCGAGCAGTACTTTGATGTCAGATAATTCTCCTTGTGCCTGTTTGTGGTGCTCAAGGGCTTGTGCCAGATTTCCTTTGGTCGCATCCAAATCCTTTTGGGATTCTGTCTGAACAAACTCCAGAGCCTTAACTGTCTTCTCTAGAGCACTGATCCTCTCCTGGTACCAGATGCAGTCCCTCTGCAGCTGCTTGACCTCATGCTGCTTTTCTTTCAACAGCTCCTGGAGCTCCTTTGCATGGCTCTTATTGCCAGGTTCTTTCTGGGCCCCTTGTATCTTCTCTAAGTACTCCTTTCCTATTTCTGACTCCACCTTCCTTTGTTCCTTGACCAGCTGCTGTTTTTCTTCCTCTAAGTCACTCATGCACTTTTTAAGGTTCTGCATTTCGGATTCTAGttgcttgtttttaatgtggGCATCTGTAACATCCTGATAGTAATTCCCAATGCTCCCATTAAGTTCTGCCAGCTGATTCATAAGCCTCTCTTCTAAgtcatctttttcttcctctgccaTCTCTTTCAGCTTGGTAACTCTGGAAAGTTCTTCTTGAATTTGCTgatttaatgtgtttattttggcGACTTCTTCTTCAAGTAGTTTTAATTCACCATCCTTTGCCGATATTTGATTCAGGAgggcatttttctcattttctagtgTCAGGTTAAGCTCCCTGTCGCTCTGTTTCTCCACCTCTAACTCAGCAATTCTTCCCTTAAGCTGATCAAGCTGCTGGAGGTAGTTACTGATGTCATCCTGGGAGCTGAAAGTCTCACTAATGCCAGGATTGGCGTTGTTCACTGACAGAATACCTTCCGAATCGTCAAGCTGAACACCCACACTCTGACAATCTTGCTCTTGAGACTCGCCCACCATAGCTTGCGTGACCTCTTCAGTGACATCCTTTGGTTCATCTGATTTCTCAGTGACCTCCAGGCTAGCTTGTTTCAGTACACTGTCTTCTACCTGATGCTTCAGATCTCGCATCTCTGCACTCAAAATGTCTCTCTCTGCCATTAAAGCCTCAAACTCCTTAGAAAGGGTTTTGTACTCCAACGTGACCTTTTCCAGTGACTCCTTCAGGCTGGAGTTGGAAGACAGAAGAGCTTCCATGCTTTCTTTGGCACTCCCTACAGGCTGGGCCTCGGCTCTGAGCcgctccttttcttcctccagctcAAGGATCTTCTGTTGTTTAGACTTAGCAAACTTTCTcatcttttctctcatttctgccATCTCTTGTTCTGCATCTTGCAGCTGCTTCTCCGTCTCCCTCTTGTCTGTCTCCAGGCTTCGCAGCTTTCCATACATCTCCTGCTTCTCTTGCCGTACGCCTTCCAGCACGTGTCGAATCCTCTCGGCCTCGTTGCTCACATTCTCGTAGGACTGCAGAAGAACTTCATACTCATTCTGCAGCTCCTTGTGCTTCGCCTGCCATTCGATGCTCTCTGCAGTACTTGAACATTTCAcactctccagctccttcatCAGCGCTTCCTTGTCTTCAGTAAGACCCTCCAGAGCTAGTTTCAGGCTTTCACAAGAGCCACTAAGGCTCTGATTTTCGAGGAAGTGCCTGTCCATCTCTACAATGAgcttgtctctttcttcctgaagAAGGGCTAACTTTCCTAGGAAtgcatctttctcttccttttgtatGGAAACCTGGCTTTCCACAGCCGCCAGAGACTTGATCAGGTGGTCCATGGCATCTGTGACTGAAAACAATTCCTCTTTCAGATGCTTGTTTTCCTTTAGAGCTTCCTTGCGGGAGATGAGAGCAGCCTGCAgttttttctgtatctgttgcTTGGCTTTGGTCTCCTCCGcagcttcctctgccttctgcttcagCTCACACAGCTCCATCTGGAACTGCTTCAGTCTCTCTCCGTGCTCCTTGGCTTGCATTTCCAGCTGTGTGTGCAGAGCCTTGATTAAATGCTCCTGCTCCACCATCTCGGCCTGGACTTTGCTGAGGGTCTGGTCTTTCTCACCAAGCTGTCCAGAAAGGTAGCTGACTTCTTCTTGCTTCTGGCACATGTGCTTTTGCAGTTCATCGAGTTCAGGCTGTAATGTTTTCAgatgttccaggccagcaagtTGTACTTGGCTCCTTTCCAATTCCTGCTGCAGGCTCTCTGCGTGGGCCTCGACTTCATGGGATTCTGCTTTCAAATTCTGGATTTCTACATTTTGCTTACTTATCTGCTCTTGTAACAGAAGTACTTCTTCTGACTTTTTGGTCAGCTCACTTGCTGTGGAACTTACTTTCAATTCCAGCTCTTCTTTCTCGACCTCCACCTCTTTTAAATGGGCCTTCATCTGGGCAACGGTAGCCTGGAGAGCTTCTGCATCTCCAGGGTAAGAAGGCTGACTTGTGTGTACGTCAGACTCTGCAGCAGGCTGGGTGGGCTGCTGTTCTGTGTCTTCGAGTGAAACCTCTTTTAAACCTTGAGTGGGAAGACCGGGTTCCCACTGGTCAGTGCCTGGGAGCTTTCTGTCCACAGACTCCCTCACTTCGATCTGGAGCTGCCTTAGCTGGCCCCCAATGGTCTCCTTTTCCTTACTCTGATCATTAAACTGCTCCTGAAGGTGACTGTAAGCATCCTTCTGTTTCCCGAGCTTTTCCTctgaaagtctctctctctcttgtgcctTTTTCAGAATTGCCTTATGGGAAGTTAAGACTTTTCGAAGCTTCTTTTCAAGTTGTTCCTTTTCATCTTCAAGTTCTGCTTTCTTCCCCTCTAGTTCTGGCTTCCAGTGCTCCCCATCACCTGCACTGGGCGGGCTGCTCACCACCGTCTCTTTTAGAGATGCTGCCGAgtctccatccccagcatccGTGGCTCCCATGGTCAATTTCTGAATAGTTGCTTGATGTGCAGTAATCTCTGCTTGAAGCAAATCTATTTGCTTTGACTTATCTTGCAAGTCCTGACTCATCtgttggaccacagcctgtaattCTTCGGCTGCTGCTGTCTTGTCTTTCAAATCTCTCCTTACACGCTCCAGTTCTACTCCTTTCTTGGATATCGTCTCTTTTAAAGAAACTTCTAGTTCTCCACACTTAGAAGTTCCACCTTTTTCTGGTTCACCTTTGTTCTTGCTATCTTCCTCCAGCTTTCTCCTCTCACTAACCCCGAGTGCCATCTCTTGGCTAGATTCCTCTCTCACCTTGGCTAACTCCTCCTCCAGTGTACTGACTTTCTTTAGAAGTGCCTTTCGGTGAATAAGTGCGGCCTGgagcttcctcttcctctgctcactTTCCTTCTTCAGCAGCTCCAGCTCCTGCTGAAGCTCCTCTTTACTCAGGCCCGCTGGGCCTGACACATCCTGACTAGGACTTGAAACAAGCTCCTTTGCTTCTTCAGCTCTGGACAACAAATTGAGCTGCTCCTTCAGGGTCTTAATTTCAACCCCAAGAGAAAACTTCTCTTCATTAAGCTGAACCATTTTCTCTGTCATGCTGTAGCTGAGTTCTGTCACTTGCTGATCCTTCTCCTGGATGGTTTGCTGGAGTGTCTCTACTTCTCTCGCTTTCTCTAGTAAAAGTTGGTCCATTTTGGCTATTTCCAGTTCCTTCTGTGAAAGAGCCTGTAAAAGTACTTCCATCTTCTTTGAGATATCCTTCACATGCTCTGCCCCCTCGAGCACTTCAGCCTCCTTCTTCTGCAGCTGGCTTTCCAGGCTCTGTATCTGTGTGCCCCACTCAGAACACTTCAGCTGCACATCGTTCAGCTCCCTCTGCAAAGCTTCAACTTTGACATTCTTTGACATTACTTCTGTGTTTAGATTGTGGATCTGTTCCGTGAACAGGTTGTACTGAGTCTTCAGGCTTTCATAGTCCAGATCTCTTTGCTTTTGTGCCTCTGTGAGGCTGCTCTCCAATTCTCGGACCAGAGCCCTCATCTTAGCTAAGACACCAAGCACCTCCACCTGAGAAAGAAGCTGGTCTCTTTCCTCAGACACGGTGGTGAGCATGCTGTGGGCGTCCTCTGTATTCTTCTTGAATTCTTCGACAAGCTGGGTTAGGCTGCTAATTTCCTTAGCTTTCTCATCTAAAGTTTTCTCATAAATCTCTTCTGCCTTATGATGGCTTGTCTCAAGTTCCAGAATTTTTGCTTTGAGACTTTCCAATTCATCCTGGTGACACTGACAGGTATCTGGTGCAGAGGGGGACTTGTCCACACCATGCAGCTTTGTGGAGGTCAATCCCACTGCAGGGTCATTTGCAGGCCCTGTCTCAGATGTCGGATGCTGAGCTTCAGTGCTTGCCTGGTCCTCTTGTGCAGCCCCTGGCATGCAGCTCTCTTCATCTGGCACAAGGGGGATGCCTCCCACTGTCACGGAAGGTGGTCCTTCACTCCCTGTCAGCTTCACCTCCATCTGGTCAAGGACCTCAGGGCCCACATCAGGGCTCTTGCCCTGCAGCTGTGACTTAAGAAACGCCATTTCCTCCTGAGCTTCCTTCATTTCTGTTATTAAAACTGCTAGTTCCTTATGTTCCGGAGAAAATGTGTTCTCCAGGACATCTAGTCTGCTTTCTTCGGTAGAAGAATTGCTCTTGCTGACCACAGTAACACCAGCTGTGTTGacctattaaaaagaaacaaaagaaacaccaaGAAAGACCTTCATCAAATATTTCACACAGCATTTAAAAAAGCCACTACAAACAAGCTTTTCatgaattttctaaaatttgCGAACCTTTTGGTCCAAACTTCTTTTATATCACTAAACTACTAAAATTTGTAAAACTCTGCATCTCCCAAACTGTACATATAGGATTCAGTCAGCTCTATTTCAAGGTCTCTTTCTAGTCAAAAGGTCCAAGGAAACTTGGAATCCATTTTTTCTAGATATTTAccataccaaaaaacaaaaaccaaacaaagcaaaacaaaaaacaacagcaacaacaaaaacaacaacaacaacaacaaaaaacaacttctaGGTTAAAACATCTAGCTATTTTCTTCTaagaactgctttttaaaaagcaggaaatGAATTAAATACCTCATCGCACACCAAGGAGTAAGTTATGAGATTTCTTTTCCTAAACAATTTACTGCAACAAAAAAGTTAAGTAAAAGCGGCATCAATGCTGACAAGTAGACTACCCAACAAGTAGATGCAGATGAGTTAGTTACCAGAGTCCAAAAGCCCAAAACGAGCTCTGCTGATACCTGGGCATGCCATGATGGAGCTGTGTGGAAATATGAGACAAATTCTCATAGATGACTGTGTTAGGCTGCTCACCTCATGTCATCTCTACAGATGTTTGCTCAGGAAAGGAAGCTAGTGAGTCTCACGAGGGATTTAGTTAGTTTggagagaaaccaaggaagaaatgGGACACTGACATCTGGTCctcacatacacaagcacaggcacatgcatgcatgcacacacacacacacacacacacacacacacacacacagttgcacacacacagggcatgAGGAATGTGGGCGTGGCTCACTCGAAAAAGTTCTTGCTGAGCCAGCATGAGGGCCTCAGTTGGGATCCCCGGCACCCATGGAAATGTCAGGCATGCTAGTACCTGTCTATAACCACATCATTTTTATAAGTACTTTCTTAATAATTTGTAATTCTTTGCTCTCTGCATTATGAGGCCACAATTCATAGAGTTCTAAAATAGACTCGGTACTAAACACAGGGCAAACTCCTCTAGAACTTCTTGATGTCACATTTCATGTTTCCATCCCTACGGCTTGGCGAGTCTGATATGGTAAAATCATCCCTGCCACAGGGTTTAATTGTTCTATTACCCAAAgtgctcttctttcctctttcataACTATCTTTCACTCTCTTTCCTCACTCCCTACGGTATCAACAGAGTTCAGTTCACTTCATGACACAGAGTCAAGGCAGCCCCCAAGAAGGCAGAGCCCCCGAGAGCTTGCCTCTGTCCGGCCACTcccactctcttttctccttcttctctcattcttttctaGTTCACCTCTGTGATCTCAAGGGACAAAACAGTGGGATTTTCTATGTAATTCCTGTGTTTCACAATCCCCTTTCCTAACCAcggtttgttatttattttctgcttcttttgtttctcattttctcactAGACGGCCATCTTTCTtatttgtgttgatttttttaaagctatgttATAGCTTGTTTCCACTAGAAATCACTGGTAGGCCTTGAAGAGAATACTTCTAAGGATTCCCTTGGACAAACAAGAcccgccatacctttcccagaccctgcaacctatcccttcattggcaagctaccccacaaaataaacctcccttttaactatgtggagtggccttaataatgtcACCAATACTGGTGTTTACTgccagtaacagaaaagtaagtcATACACAAGCACCCTATACTTGTAGTGTTTAGGACAAAGAATTCCAAATATTTTgaagtgaataaatgaaaaagtctAACCATTATGAATCTCTTCAATGCTATTTCACTCCAAGGGTAATATTTTCTGTCAGTACTCACAACCGTTGGAGTTACCCCCTCCTAATCTCGGTGCCACTGTGACTGTACCAGTGATCACTTACCTCACAGACTGCACCATCAGTCTCCCCTGCTCTATTCTGAGCCTCCAGAAGAGTAATTCGAGAAGATAGTTTTTCTGAAAGTCAAAAAGTAGTATCTTTAGACAATATATGTGGAGCATTTGAAAAAACAGTGATGTAGTTGGACCAAGGCTACTTGAGAGACACAAAATAATGAAGAGGGAAGAAATAAGCAAAGTAGTTTGAGGCTGAAAGCACCAAAAGAATATGAGAAATCTGACATAACAGAACTCAGTAAGATAATGACTATGAGAGAATATTCTAAACAGTGAAAGGTTTGAAAGGCCACAGATGCAAAGACATGTGAAGTGGAACAGTTACTTCTATGGTATAGTCTGGAACTGTACTGTCTTAGTTTACCCACAATCCTACTGTTTGAATTGTGGATTTTTGCACAATTGCACTTTCAATGTTCTTAGTGTTCTTTAACAGACTTTCAGACTTTAAAGCTGAGCACTAAATATGAGCTATGCAATCTCAACAACCAAATGAAGAAA from Onychomys torridus unplaced genomic scaffold, mOncTor1.1, whole genome shotgun sequence harbors:
- the Golgb1 gene encoding golgin subfamily B member 1; its protein translation is AVTAENTASLQKRVVELESEKKSSLPSSVELEELQAEKEKLSSRITLLEAQNRAGETDGAVCEVNTAGVTVVSKSNSSTEESRLDVLENTFSPEHKELAVLITEMKEAQEEMAFLKSQLQGKSPDVGPEVLDQMEVKLTGSEGPPSVTVGGIPLVPDEESCMPGAAQEDQASTEAQHPTSETGPANDPAVGLTSTKLHGVDKSPSAPDTCQCHQDELESLKAKILELETSHHKAEEIYEKTLDEKAKEISSLTQLVEEFKKNTEDAHSMLTTVSEERDQLLSQVEVLGVLAKMRALVRELESSLTEAQKQRDLDYESLKTQYNLFTEQIHNLNTEVMSKNVKVEALQRELNDVQLKCSEWGTQIQSLESQLQKKEAEVLEGAEHVKDISKKMEVLLQALSQKELEIAKMDQLLLEKAREVETLQQTIQEKDQQVTELSYSMTEKMVQLNEEKFSLGVEIKTLKEQLNLLSRAEEAKELVSSPSQDVSGPAGLSKEELQQELELLKKESEQRKRKLQAALIHRKALLKKVSTLEEELAKVREESSQEMALGVSERRKLEEDSKNKGEPEKGGTSKCGELEVSLKETISKKGVELERVRRDLKDKTAAAEELQAVVQQMSQDLQDKSKQIDLLQAEITAHQATIQKLTMGATDAGDGDSAASLKETVVSSPPSAGDGEHWKPELEGKKAELEDEKEQLEKKLRKVLTSHKAILKKAQERERLSEEKLGKQKDAYSHLQEQFNDQSKEKETIGGQLRQLQIEVRESVDRKLPGTDQWEPGLPTQGLKEVSLEDTEQQPTQPAAESDVHTSQPSYPGDAEALQATVAQMKAHLKEVEVEKEELELKVSSTASELTKKSEEVLLLQEQISKQNVEIQNLKAESHEVEAHAESLQQELERSQVQLAGLEHLKTLQPELDELQKHMCQKQEEVSYLSGQLGEKDQTLSKVQAEMVEQEHLIKALHTQLEMQAKEHGERLKQFQMELCELKQKAEEAAEETKAKQQIQKKLQAALISRKEALKENKHLKEELFSVTDAMDHLIKSLAAVESQVSIQKEEKDAFLGKLALLQEERDKLIVEMDRHFLENQSLSGSCESLKLALEGLTEDKEALMKELESVKCSSTAESIEWQAKHKELQNEYEVLLQSYENVSNEAERIRHVLEGVRQEKQEMYGKLRSLETDKRETEKQLQDAEQEMAEMREKMRKFAKSKQQKILELEEEKERLRAEAQPVGSAKESMEALLSSNSSLKESLEKVTLEYKTLSKEFEALMAERDILSAEMRDLKHQVEDSVLKQASLEVTEKSDEPKDVTEEVTQAMVGESQEQDCQSVGVQLDDSEGILSVNNANPGISETFSSQDDISNYLQQLDQLKGRIAELEVEKQSDRELNLTLENEKNALLNQISAKDGELKLLEEEVAKINTLNQQIQEELSRVTKLKEMAEEEKDDLEERLMNQLAELNGSIGNYYQDVTDAHIKNKQLESEMQNLKKCMSDLEEEKQQLVKEQRKVESEIGKEYLEKIQGAQKEPGNKSHAKELQELLKEKQHEVKQLQRDCIWYQERISALEKTVKALEFVQTESQKDLDATKGNLAQALEHHKQAQGELSDIKVLLDDTQSEAARVLADNLKLKRELQSNKEAMKSQMKQKDDDLVRRLEQAEENHLKEKKNMQEKLDALQGEKAHMEEMLAEMQVTLSRKDQDMQQLQEGLDSTVAQLAAFTKGMSSLQDDRDRVIDEAKKWERKFDDAIQIKEEEIRLKEENCITLKDQLRQMTIHTEELKISISRLEHDKEIWESKAQTELQDQQKFCETLQGENKRLVSQLEETQQLYHNSLNELAKLESELKNLKDQSTDLNNSLEKCRQHKDNLEGIIKQQEADIQNCKVSHEKLETDLKASRELTGRLHDEINTKEQKIISLLSGKDEAIQVAVC